A segment of the Dermacentor andersoni chromosome 5, qqDerAnde1_hic_scaffold, whole genome shotgun sequence genome:
GAAAAATTCATTCATAATGTCGGAATCGCTGTTGCGGCAGAAAGTTGCCATTGCTACTTCAGAACACTTGATGTTGTGACAGAATGGTTCTGTGGCGATTTCCGATCTCATGGTATTTGCAAGAAAATGTGCGTACAACGACGTCGATATTTTTGTCGTGATGTGAGAATTGCTGACGCGACAGAAAATTGCCATTGCTAATGGCAATTTTCTTGATGGCAAACTCCTAATAGTTGCGACAGAATCTATGTGTTGCGTCGCCAATATATTTGTTGTAATATCAAAACCGCTGTTGCGACGATAAGTTACAGTTTCCACTACAGAACTCTTGATGTTGCGGAAGaacgcttctgttgcgacttccgaaCTCTTAGAATTTGCGAGAGAACAAATGTATTGCGACGTGAAATCTCTTCCATactgtcagaatcgctgtcgcgagAAAACGTGGCTGTTGCTACTTCACAACTTTGACTCTCgtgacagaatgtttctgttggcACTTTCGAACTGTTAGTCATTGCGAGAGAATGTAATTGTTGCGACGTCGATATTttgcaggatgcgttgttgggcaagtatcattgtaataggaaacattggttgcgctttctagacaatcacatgtaagaagacaggacaggcgcaaactaacaactgaggtttattccagAAAAAACACCTATATGTCAGACTATACCAGCGCAGGCGCTTCAGGGTATAAGCAGCATAACAGAAGAACAACCCAAAATCAGAAAAAACCAAAGGCGTGGCTCAACTAAACATACTATCAAgaaaacgtgcctccctattgtaaagtatgactgatgtgtcactgatgcatgcttgtcccttcttttttacaAAATATGACTCAAGaagttcacgtgctttttcattattgcacttgcgcaggatcttaacatggttgagcagaggcctgcatttatgTTCTAAGCAGTGCATGGGTAAATGACGTTGCTCCCGGTTTATATATTTGTGTCTTAATATCAAAATCAGCTTCATTACAGATAGTTGTCATTGCTACTTCTGAACTCTTGAAGTTGGGACTGTTCGCATCGCGAATGCACGGCCAGACTTTTCCTTCAGGAGGGAAGCGAGCCTTCGTTACTTTTATTGCTCTCTCTTTCAATGACCCCCTCCCCGCGGACTCCGAGCTGTGCGCCAAAGAAAGGGCCCGCTCCCTCAGTTCGGTTCCTGGAAGTGACCCAGTGACGACGCTTCGGGGTGTCGGATGTTGTTTCTCGGGCCTGGGAGCGGCGACGGGGATAGAAACCGCGGTTGGAAAAGCGCGGGACGGGCAGACTCGCCCCACCGGCCCTAGAGACCGGACCACTTTTTTACGGGGCTAAAACTGaacgttttgtgtatttttgacttgcttttttgaccttcttagtgtaaataaagtttgttttaaatgttcaactgcgttcgACCCGTTATCTAACTGGACAGCGGACGCTCTGATCCCGTCAAGTGCGATCCGCGAGGCCAGCATAGTAAAAAAGTGAAGTCGACTGCCATCGGCCGCCAACTCAACATCCGCTGCAGTGGAATACGTCGCACGGCAAGACCTCCGGTTTGACTATGACATCCGGCTACTGCAAGGACACGGCATCGCCTACAAGTTGAGCAGCTGACGGCAGACAGGGCATCGACAAGGTGGGCTCGTTTCAAATTTCATCGCGCAGCTTACCAGGCTTCACCACATACGTCCGCTTTGAGTGAGATACGTCGTGAAGCACGCACGCCAAAATGGATCAGGACAAGCTGACGCCTGAAACGTCTCAAGTTATGACAGCAGAGCATGAAGCTTCTACGGCAAACATTCGATCCCAAAGAGCAACTACGTTTTCCATGAAAGCTAAAGAAACATATGAAACGAGCCGCGAAGAGCACTGCCGGAGAATAGACGCTGCCTGGAAGAACGTGGAGACAGCTATTTTCAAAGTGTCATGTGCAAAAGAGGAAGACGTTAACAACGCCGCAACGCAGCTTCGCGCAAGCTATGAGcgctacgagcacgtcgccgccagATACTTTACCTTCCTCGCCGAAACGAGCAGATCTGAAACCCAGCAGGAATTAGAACTTCAGAAAGCAATTGACGCAGATCGTTATGTGACTGTAAGCGACAAATTACGTGAGGCTACAGAACGAGAACGCGACCGTTTACAAGAGGTAACGTCGCAGCACTCTCTATCGGCCCACTCAAGCGTTTCTTCGAGGTCGCGGCGATCGGGCTCGTCAACAATCAGTCTAGCCGCTGTACAAGCACGCGCACAAGCTGAAGCCGTCCGGGCCAGAGCAGAGTTTGGTCGCAGAGAGGCCGCGATGCGTATTGAGAAGGCAAGGATTGAGGCTGAATTGGATATACTGCAGCATAAAAAAGAAGCGACAGCTGCAAACGCACAGGCGAATGCGCTCTAGGCAGCCGTGGAGCAGGATGGCGGGGAGCGCATGCGCACGCTCCCTCCTGTGGACCGAACGCCGCAGACTAGGAGTTATATCGATGAGCAGCGAGCCCTACGCAACTCTGCGCTCGTGTTTACTGAGGTGGCTGCCACCAACTCTAGGGACGACGTAAACAATGCTCACACGTCGCCGAGGGCCAACACAGCTGCGAATAATTCGATGTGTCTGCGAGCTGATGAACGTCCACCTGACTACCATGCTGCCCCTAACAACCCAAGCTTTAAGCGTGCTGGAGCGACGAGTCGTCCTATGGACTTACGAGTTGAACCGCAGCCGCTTCTGTACGCCCCGGCACACAACAGTTCAAGCTCAGAGCTAGCCGATGTCCTTAAATTCCTGTTCCGCAAAGACCTTGTTTCCAGCGGTCTTATCAAGTTTGATGATCAACCTGAGAACTTTCGCGCTTGGAAATCATCGTTCAAGGGCGTTGTCAGAGATCTGGGTCTTTCTGCCCAAGAAGAGCTAGACCTTCTCATCAAATGGCTTGGCCCTGAATCGCCACGTCAGGCTAGGAGGTTGAAAGCAGTGCATGTCGATGACTTTTCAACGGGCTTGAACGTTGTGTGGAAACGGCTCGACGACGTCTTCGGGCGCACTGAGGCAATTAAGGATGCACTTTTGAAGCGGCTGGAAGAGTTTCCGAAGATATTTTACCGGGAAAATACCAGACTCCAGGAACTTGGCGACCTCCTGCTAGAACTCGAGGCTGCGAAAACTGACCCGTATCTTGCCGGTCTTGGCTATTTGGATACCGCAAGAGGGGTGAACAAAATTGTCTCCAAGTTGCCATCAGGACTTCAAGAAAATTGGATGTCGGCGGGGTCGAAATACAAGAAAGGTCATAACACTGAATTTCCGCCCTACTCTTTCTTTTGCAAATTTGTTAGGGATCAGGCCAGCATGAGGAACGACCCGAATTTCATCTTGCATCCACAAAATGCGCCGTCTGAATTCAATCAGAGGATGCAAGACAATGCTACCAAGACTACGCGGCAAAGATCGTCTGTGTCAGCGAGAGAAACAGAAGTGGATCCTGCTTCTGCCAAAATTAATCAAGATGCCACTGCTAACGAACAGCAACCGGAATCGAAGGACTTGAAAAGGTGGTGTCCATATCACAAGAAACCTCACCCTTTGGAAAGGTGTCGCGCCTTCCGTGAGAAAACCTTGGAAGAGCGGCAATCATTCATAAAGCAGCAAGGGATCTGCCTACAATGCTGCTCATCCAagaaccacatgcagtggcaATGTCAGGCAGTTGTGATATGCCTCATATGCGACAGTGCCGACCACGCCACAGCGCTTCACCCAGAACCGCCAACCTCAGAGCCGTCAAGGGCTAGTGGGTCTGATGACAGTACTACAGATGACTCAGAAAGAAGAGTCACATCTAGGCGTACTGAAGTGGCAAACGCTGACAACAGCACAAAGCCGTGTGCTAAAATCCGCCTCGTAGAGGTCACCCATGAAACTCAGCCTGAGAAGACAGTTAGAGCGTGCGCGATTCTTGACGACCAGAGTAATCGTTCGTTCGTTAGGCCAGAACTCAACGATTTCGGAGTGAAGGGGACGCCTACGCAATACACGCTCCGCACTTGCTCCGGCAGTACTGAAGTGTTTGGAAGAGTCGCTCATGGTTTTTTCGTGCAGAGCATTTCAGGTGAAGTCAAGTTCCCTCTTCCGCCTCTCCTCGAGTGCATGGCAATTCCAGAAAACAGAGATGAAATTCCAACATCTGACGCTGCAAGGCACTACCGCACTTGAAGTCTGTAGCAGATCACATTCCGCCTCTTGAGGAGGCTGGAATACTGCTCCTCCTTGGCCGGGACATCCTAAGAGCTCAAAAGGTTCGTCAGACAATCAACGGACCCCACGACGCGCCGTATGCTCAGAAGCTCGACCACGGATGGGTCATTGTCGGCGACGTTTGCGTTGGTCGAACGCGGAAAACGGGCAGCGTCAACGTGTTCAAGACCCATGTGCTGGACAGTGGGCGACCATCTCTTTTTGAGCCGTGCCCAAGACATTTCTTTGTTAGGAAGGCGCCGATTCTCTACTCTGTGGATAAGGTCTCAAAACATTTAGGATTGGCAGCAATATTGAATGACACCCTGGCCCCGAATCTTTTCGAGACAACAGAACTTGACAACCAGCGTTCTCTATCCATGGAAGACATGACATTCCTCAAGATAATGAATAGTGAATTCACCCAAGACAAATTAAACAATTGGGTCGCCCCTCTACCCTTTCGCACACCGAGTTGTCGGCTTCCGAACAATAGAGAACAAGCTCTGTCTCGTCTGCTGTCGCTACGGCGTACCCTGCGAAAAAATCCTGAAACAAGGGAACGTTTCGTGAACTTCATGAACGAGCTCTTCATCAAGGGTCATGCAGAGGAAGCTCCACCACTTCACGTGGACGAAGAATGTTGGTATCTGCCCATATTCGGCGTTCACCACCCCCAGAAGCCTGATCAAATCCGAGTCGTATTTGACTCCAGCGCTCAGTATGAAGGGGTATCTCTGAACAACGTTCTCCTGACCGGCCCTGACCTGACGAATAACCTCGTGGGGATTTTGATACGCTTCCGGCAAGAACCAGTTGCGGTTACAGCAGACGTCCAGCAAATGTTCTAGAGTTTCATGGTTCGCGAGGACCATCAGAACTTCCTGAGGTTCCTCTGGATTAAGGGCAACGATATCTCCAGAGAAATCATAGAGTGCCGAATGAAGGTTCACGTTTTCGGCAACAGCCCATCGCCAGCTATTTCAACGTATGGCCTTCGACGGACTGCCCAACAAGCTGCCCCACGATTTGGTGAAGATGCCAGGAAGTTCGTTGAAAGAGATTTCTACGTCGATGATGCGCTTAAGTCTCTTCCGAGCGAAGAAGATGCCATTAGTCTGCTGCAAAGAACGCAGAAAATGCTTGCAACAGCTAACATAAGGCTGCACAAGATAGCTTCGAATAAGCAGAATGTGCTGAATGCATTTCCTCGAGAGGACCACGCCCAGGGACTGAAGAACCTCGACTTCGGCACAGACGCGTCGCTTACGCAGAGAAGTGTCGGACTACTGTGGGACATAGGCGACGACAGCTTCGTCTTCAGGGCTCCTCGTCAGGACAGGCCATATACGCGGCGAGGAGTGCTGTCGACCGTCAACAGCCTTTACGATCCACTAGGGTTTGTGGCTCCAATAACGGTTCAAGGCAAGTACCTTCTCCGTGACCTCGTGACGAAGGGTTATCACTGGGACACGCCGCTTTCGGACGAGAAAAAGCAGAGATGGGACGAGTGGAAGAACTCTCGCCAGGCACTACAGCACCTTCACGTGCGGAGAACGTATGCGCCAGTCTCGACGCTTGAAGCCGAAAGTAGGGACATTCATGTATTTTCAGACGCGTCCACACGCGTGACTGACAAGCAAGGAAACAGACACGTCGGATTTGTCATGGGAAAGGCCAAGCTTGCTCCACAACCAGAACACACCATCCCAAGGCTTGAGTTGTGTGCAGCAGTGCTTGCTGTAGAGATGACCGATTCTATACTACGAGAATTGGACTTCCAGCCGAACTCGGTCACGTTCTACACGGATAGCAAAGTGGTCTTGGGTTACTTATACAACGAAACAAGAAGGTTCTAAGTGTATGTTGCCAACAGGGTGCAGCGGATACGTAGCAGCACGCAATCTGAACAATGGAAATACGTTCACACAGACGAAAATCCAGCAGACCACGCCACTAGAGCGATTCCAGCGGCACAGCTTAGGATCACGAACTGGTTGTGCGGACCTGATTTTCTCTCACGACGAGAAGAGGAAGCACGGTCGTCGAGCTTCATCCTCTTAAATCCTGACGAAGACAAACAACTACGCCCTGAAGTCTGCACCCTGGCGACGGAGGTGAACAAACGACAGCGACTCGGAGCCGAACGCTTTCATAGACTCTCGAACTGGAAATCTCTCACTCGTGCTGTAGCAAGTCTGATCCAGGTTGCTCATCGCGCAAAGAACGCATCACAAGGAGAGGTAGCTTCCGTTGAGGCGCTCTCCAAAGCCAGGCTCGTCATCATTCGCGCAGTACAGCAGGACGCATTTTATGAAGAGATATGCTGTATCTAAAGAGGAGAGCAGGTTCACAAGACAAGCTCGCTTCGAAAGCTTGACCCATTCTTAGACGCCAATGGCTTAATCCGCGTCGGCGGCCGCTTGAACAGAAGCGACCTTCCAGACGATGAGAAACACCCTCTCTTATTGCCTGGTCGGCACCATGTGGCGACGCTTCTCGTGCGCCACCACCATGAATGCGTGCAACACCATGGCCGACACTTCACAGAAGGAGCCGTACGAGCTGCTGGGTATTGGATCGTCGGAGGTAAAATGTGCATCTCATTCGTGCTGCAAGCATGCATTTCATGCAAGAAGCTGCGAGGGCGCTTTCACGACCAGAAGATGGCTGACCTTCCGGCAGACCGAATCAGCACAGATCCTCCTTTCACGAATGTTGGAATCGATGTTTTCGGTCCCTGGATGATTGCCTCTCGCCGAACGAGAGGTGGTGTTGCAAACAGCAAGCGCTGGGCAGTCATGTTCACTTGCTTAAGCATTCGCGCAGTGCACATTGAGCTGATCGAATCAATGGATACGTCGAGTTTCATTAATGCCTTCCGAAGTTTCCTAGCAGTGCGAGGACCCATCAAGCTAATACGCTCTGACTGCGGGACCAATTTTATCGGAGCTTGCAGAGAACTTGGAATCAGCGCAGAGGGCATTCATCGCTCACAAACAGGCAAGTTCCTCAGCGGAAACTGCTGCAAATGGATATTCAATCCACCGCACGCGTCCCATATGGGTGGTGCGTGGGAGCGGATGATCGGCATTGCACGCCGAATTCTTGACTCAATGCTCATGCAGTCACGTCATCAACGGCTCACGCATGACATTCTTGCAACCTTCTTGGCAGAAGTTGCGGCCATCATTAATGCCAGGCCCGTAACTCCTACTTCGTCTGACCCCGAAGATCCCACAATCCTAACTCCGGCGACACTCTTAACCCAAAAACACGGAAGCGCATCTGTAACAACTGGGCAGTTAGATCCAAGCAACGTCTACAAACGGCATTGGCGTCTCGTGCCAAACCTGGCTGACGAGTTCTGGAAGCGCTGGCGCACAACGTATGTCACTACTTTGCAGCAACGCCGAAAATGGCAAGCAGCAAAACCTAACCTCAAAGAAGGCGACGTCGTTCTACTCAGGGATAAAGAAGCAACCCGCCACGACTGGCCCGTCGGAGTGATGACACGAAGCCTGCCCAGCGCAGATGGAAGGGTGCACAAGGTCGAGCTGAAAACAGCCAAAGACGGGGTTGTGAAAACATTCTTCCGACCAACAACAGAAGTTGTGCGTTTACTGTGACCGTGATATAGTGGTGGCGTCTTAACAACGAAAGGCACCAGACGGGGAGTGTTCTGTGCGCATCGCGAATGCACGGCCAGACTTTTCCTTCAAGAGGGAAGCAAGCCTTCGTTACTCATATTGCTCTCTCTTTCACTGACCCCCTCCCCGCGGACTCCAAGCTGTGCTCGAAAGAAAGGGCCCGCTCCCTCCGTTCGGCTCCTGGAAGTGACCCAGTGACGACGCTTCGGGGTGTCGGGTGTTGTTTCCCGGGCCTGGGGGCGGCGACGGGGATGGAAACCGCGGTTGGAAAAGCGCGGGACGGGCAGACTCGCCCCACCGGCCCTAGAGACCGGACCACTTTTTTACGGGGCTAAAACTGaacgttttgtgtatttttgacttgcttttttgaccttcttagtgtaattaaagtttgttttaaatgttcaactgcgttcgACCCGTTATCTAGCTGGACAGCGGACGCTTTGCTCCCGTCTAGTGCGATCCGCGCGGCCAGCATAGGGACCGAACGTTTATGTTGCAATTTCCGAACTCTTAGTTGTTGCTAGAGGATGTATGTGTTGCAGCGCcaatatttctgtcgtaatgtcagaatcgctgtcacgacAGAAATTTGCCGTTGCTACTTAACAACACTTCACGTTGCGTCAGAATGTTTCCGTTGCGACTTCCGAACTCGTAGTCGTTGCGATAGAAGTATGCGTTGCGTCATGaaaaattctgtcgaaatgtCAGAATAGGTGTCGCGATAGAATGTTTCTGCAGATACTTCAGTTCTTTTGATGTTGCGACAGGACGTTTCGGTTGCCATTTTCCAACTCTTAGTCcttgcgagagaatgtatgtCTTTCGACGACAATATTACTGTCttatgtcagaatcgctgtcgtgACAGAAATTAGCCGTTCCTACTGCAGAACACTTGATGTTGCGTCAGAGCGTTTCCCTTGCGGCTTCCAAACTCTTAGTCGCTGCGAGAGAATGTAACAGTTGCGACGCAgatatttctgtcgtaatgtcacaATCGCTGTCGCGGCAGAAAGTGGCCGTTGCTACTGCAGAACTTTTGATCTTGTGACAAAATGTTTCTGTTGGGACTTTCGAAGTGTTAGTCATTGCGAGAGAATGCAGGTGTTGCAACGACAAAATTTGGGCCGTAATGTCAGAATGCCTGCCGCGACAGAAAGTTGTCATTGCTTCTTCAGAACTCGTGATGTTGCGAGATAACATTTCTGTTTCAACTTCCCAACACTTGTTGCGAGAGGCCGCATGTGTTGCAACGTCAAAATTTCCGTCGTAATGTCAAAACCTAACAACAATTCCTGTTGCGTAAGAACGTTTCGGTTGCGATTTCCAAACTGTTAGTCGTTGCGGGAGAATGTATCTTCTGCAACGCGAAAATTCCAGTTGTAATGTCAAAATTTCGGCCataatgtcagaatcgctgtaGCGCCACAAAGTTGCCATTGCTACTTCAGAATTATTGATGTTGCGAAGGAACGTTTCTACTGCGACTTCCGAACTTTTAGTAGTTCCATGAAATATATGTGTTGCGACGtgagaatttctgtcgtaatgtcggAATCGCTGTCGCGACAGAATTTCGCTGTTTTTACATCGAAAgtcttgatcttgcgacagcacATTTCTGTTTTGATTTCCCAAATCTTGATCGCTGCGAGAGAATATATGTGTTCCGACGTGAAAATTTCTGCCGTATTGCAAGAATGCTTGTCACGACAGAAAGTTGCCGTTGCCGCTTCAGAACTCTTGATGTTGCAagagaacgtttctgttgcgacttccaaAATATTAGTAGTGGTGAGAGAATGCGTCTGTTGTGGAGTCAAATTGTCTGCTGTAATGTCAGAAAGCCTGTCGCGACAGAAAGTTCCCGTCTATGCTTCAGAACTCCtgatgttgcgacagaacgtTCCAGTTGCGACTTCCCCACACTTATCGTTGCGAGAGAATCAGTGTTGCAACGTCCGTATTTGTGTCGtgatgtcagaatcgctgtcgcgatAGAAATTTGCTGTTGCTTCTTAACAA
Coding sequences within it:
- the LOC126520263 gene encoding uncharacterized protein, translating into MVREDHQNFLRFLWIKGNDISREIIECRMKVHVFGNSPSPAISTYGLRRTAQQAAPRFGEDARKFVERDFYVDDALKSLPSEEDAISLLQRTQKMLATANIRLHKIASNKQNVLNAFPREDHAQGLKNLDFGTDASLTQRSVGLLWDIGDDSFVFRAPRQDRPYTRRGVLSTVNSLYDPLGFVAPITVQGKYLLRDLVTKGYHWDTPLSDEKKQRWDEWKNSRQALQHLHVRRTYAPVSTLEAESRDIHVFSDASTRVTDKQGNRHVGFVMGKAKLAPQPEHTIPRLELCAAVLAVEMTDSILRELDFQPNSVTFYTDSKVVLGYLYNETRRF